In Leptospira bourretii, the genomic window GTATTGTCATGGAAAAGTTAAAATGGCTCGATTTAGTTCCCGCCAAAGATACCTTACCCAGTAATATTTCCGGGGGGATGAAAAAACGTGTGGGTCTTGCACGAGCTCTCACTTCTCAACCTAAAATCGTGTTATACGATGAGCCTACTTCTGGTCTTGACCCGGTGATGTCCAATGTCATCAATGATTTAGTCATTCGTTTGCAAAAGGAATTAGGTCTAACATCTATAGTAGTGACTCACGATATGAATTCCGCTTACAGAATTGCCGATCGTATCAGTTTTCTTTATGAAGGTAAGGTACAATTTTGCGGAACCTCAGAGGAAATCCAAAAATCAACAAATCCAGTTATCCAACAGTTCATTCACGGCAATACCGTTGGCCCGATGATTCTGGATCATTCCGAATTAAAAAAAGGAAAATCCAATTGACTTTGCCCATCACTTTAGGAGAAATTTAGGGAATGCCTACCGTAGGTCGCGCTCTCATTGTCGGTCTTCTTTTTATCTTTTCACTAGTAGCTGTGGGTTATTTTACCATTGTCACAGAAGGTGGCCCTTTTCAAAAATCAGGATACCAGCTCCCCGTTTATTTTCCCGATGCAGAGGGAATCAAAATTGGGAACAAAGTCACCATCCACGGGGTACCTTTTGGTTATGTTTCCAAAATCCGATTGGTGCAAATTGATGAATATGGAAATCTACTTCCCGAGGGAGAAACAGGGATTGGAACCAAGGTGGAACTCACCCTTCTCTTAAAAGGAAAGGTGCAACTTTTCTCCAATTATGAGATCACAATCAAAAACGAAAGTTTACTTTCGGGCCGGGTGGTCTCTCTCGACCCAGGTTCTAAGTTTCCGGTCGATCCCAAAACCAAAGAATACATGATGACGGAGCCTGCCCTCACTAAAGTGGAGATCTCTCCTCGGTCGGGAAAAATGATACCCATCCAAGGAAAAGTCACCCAAGATCCACTCGTATCTCTTTCGGAACTCATTGCCGAAAACCGCTCCGACATTCGCAAAACAGTGCAAAACATTGCCGGGATCACAGGAAAGATCAACGAAGGCCAAGGGACTCTCGGAAAACTCATCAACGAAAGTGATGTCCACAAATCGGTCAATACCACCCTCGGGGATGCCCAAGTCGTTTTGAAGGAACTTCGGGAAGGATTGGAAGATACAAGGGAACAAGCACCTGTGACCAGTTTCATTCGTTCCGCTCTCAGTGCTTTTTAAGCACTAACACGTAAAATGCGGTCTGTTTTGTAGTAAAATTCTTTAGTTTAGCGCACAAAACCAGGCCGTCACATTCCCACCACACTGTTGTAAAAAGGAGACATTTTTTTGACTTGGGGTCACGGTTTTGGAATTGTCCCTCCCCCCTTTTCTACAAATTTGTAAGTAGGAACTGAATATGGTAACGGCGATACACAGAAAAACGATCCAAAACTCCATCACTCTCAGGGGAATTGGCGTCCATTCCGGAAAAATGGTGACTTTACGGCTCCATCCTGCGGAAGCAAATACAGGACTGATCTTTTACCTCTACAAAGGGACCCAAAAAATCCGAATTCCCGTCTCTCTCGACCATGTTGTCGACACAAGTAACGCCACTACCATCGGAGACGGAAGTTCCAACCGGGTGCAAACCATAGAGCACCTTCTCGCCGCAGTCCATACCTTAGGCATTACTGATTGTATTTTTGAAATTGATTCCGTCGAAGTTCCCATTATGGACGGATCCTCACTTCCTTTTTGGGAAGGAATCCGCTCGGCAGGGATTCGAGTTCTAGACGAAACTATCGAACCCATTACCATCGCAAACCCGATTTGGGTTGTAGACGGGGACAAATACCTCGTCATGTTGCCTTCTGATGAATTAAAAGTCACTTATAGCATCGATTTTAACCACCCACTGTTGCGTGGACAATCCTACACCACAACCCTTGACGAATCCATTTTAGGAACAGACATCCTTCCTGCCAGAACCTTCGGGTTTTTGAAAGATGTGGAAGCCCTCCAAGCCCGTGGCCTAGCAATGGGTGGGTCTCTTGACAATGCGGTGGTTCTCACTGACGACGGGTATCTCAACGATACTTTGCGTTATGACAACGAATGTGTTCGCCATAAAATTTTGGATTTGATTGGGGATTTGGCTGTGATGGGAAGACCGTTCCGTGGCCATCTCATTGCTTCCAAAGCGGGACATGCCCTAGACATCTCTCTTGCCAAATGCATTATGAGCCAAGTCACGGGAAACGAACTCACCCAGTTCAAAAGCAAACGAATTCCGCTCTTTTCTAAAAAACAAGCGGTTCGTTAGAATCCCTCTTTTTTTACTTTCCAAACGAAGCCTTACCGAAATCATTTTTGGCAAAGGGACGGATGGAAGAAAAAACCACATTCAAAGGCATTTCGGCCTATCCAGGCACCGTATATGGCAAGGTTTTCCGTTGGAAACAATCCAAACGGAAACGGGAAGACCGAACCGATCTTTCTCCCGATGAAATCAAAGAAGAAGTCGAACTCTTAAAAAAAGGACTACTCAAAACTGAGGAAGATCTAGCTGACCTAGTCCAAAAGTCAAAGTCAAACCGTGAACTTTCGGAAATTTTAGAATCCCAAATTGTATTCCTAAACGACCCCCTCTTTCGGGCTCGCGTTTTCGAAAGGATTGCACAAAACAACGAATCGGCGGGACTTGCCCTCGAAACAGCCGTTAGCTCCTTGTATGATGAATTCCAATCCATACCAGATGAATTTTTCAGAGAACGTGCAGATCATATTTTAGATATTGGAAAAAGAATCGAATCCAACCTCTACCCGGATAAAGTAGCCGACCAAACAAAAATTCCCGATGATGTCATCCTCATTGCGAAAGAAATCACTCCTTCGGAGATGATCCAACTAGGGAAATGTAAACTTAGGGGGATAGCGACTGATTTCGGAGGAAAAACAGGTCACACGGCAATCATTGCCAGAAATTATGGAATCCCCACAATTGTAGGTTTAAAAAACATAACCTCACACGTAGAAGATGATGATTACATTTTACTCGATGCCACCAAAGGAATTCTCAACAGGTCTCCCGGACTCGATGAGATCAAACTTGCTGGAATCAAAAGTGAAATCCATAAAGTCCAACCGATTCGTGAAGTCAGTGACGGTCCGAAGGAAATCAAAACCAAAGATGGAAAAAAGTTTTCTCTTCGCGCCAATATAGATTCCGAAGACGAAGTGGATTTGGCTTTTGAACAAGGAGCCGATGGAATTGGTCTTGTCAGGACGGAAATTTTATTCATCCGTTATGTAGAATTCAAACCCACAGAAGAAGAACAATTTGCAGTTTATAAACGAATTTTACTAAAAATGGTAGGACGTCCCGTCACTTTCCGCGTTTGGGACATTGGTGCCGATAAAATGGAGAATGGATACGAAGAAGAAAATCCTTTTCTTGGAAATAGAGGAATTCGTTATCTCCTAAGGCATCCCCACTTTTTTAAAGAACAATTAAAGGCACTACTACGCGCCAGTGAATTCGGAACCATGCGAATCATGCTTCCAATGATCACCACCAGATCAGAAATTTTACAAACCAAAGTGTTGTTTGCGGAATGTCTTGAAGAACTAAAACAAACAGGACTTGTGATCAACAAAAAAATTCCACTTGGGATTATGGTGGAAACACCGGCTTGTGCTTTAAACTTACCATTTCTTGGAAATCATGTGGATTTTTATAGTGTGGGAACCAATGATCTTTTACAATATTTACTGGCAGTCGAACGTAACAACCATTTGGTGGGAGATTTATACAATCCTTGGCAAGTCGTCTTTTTGTTATTATTAAAAAACATTGCGGATGTGGCAAATTCCCAAAAGAAACCCATAAGCATTTGTGGTGAAATTGGCAGTGATCCCATGTTTACCGCTGTCCTCATTGGGCTTGGGTTCCGAGATTTAAGCTCAGCCCTACCTCTGATGCGAGAAGTGGGAGAAAAAGTGCAAGAGATTTCTACTTGGAAGGCAAAACTTCTTGCAGAACAGGTGATTGTCCTTGCGGGGGAAGAAAAATTTGAAGAAATAGAGGCCTTGGTTTTAGAAACCAAGGGTTAAAACTTTTCTTTTCTCCGATTCTAAAATTTAGATTCGGTTGAGG contains:
- the ptsP gene encoding phosphoenolpyruvate--protein phosphotransferase; this translates as MEEKTTFKGISAYPGTVYGKVFRWKQSKRKREDRTDLSPDEIKEEVELLKKGLLKTEEDLADLVQKSKSNRELSEILESQIVFLNDPLFRARVFERIAQNNESAGLALETAVSSLYDEFQSIPDEFFRERADHILDIGKRIESNLYPDKVADQTKIPDDVILIAKEITPSEMIQLGKCKLRGIATDFGGKTGHTAIIARNYGIPTIVGLKNITSHVEDDDYILLDATKGILNRSPGLDEIKLAGIKSEIHKVQPIREVSDGPKEIKTKDGKKFSLRANIDSEDEVDLAFEQGADGIGLVRTEILFIRYVEFKPTEEEQFAVYKRILLKMVGRPVTFRVWDIGADKMENGYEEENPFLGNRGIRYLLRHPHFFKEQLKALLRASEFGTMRIMLPMITTRSEILQTKVLFAECLEELKQTGLVINKKIPLGIMVETPACALNLPFLGNHVDFYSVGTNDLLQYLLAVERNNHLVGDLYNPWQVVFLLLLKNIADVANSQKKPISICGEIGSDPMFTAVLIGLGFRDLSSALPLMREVGEKVQEISTWKAKLLAEQVIVLAGEEKFEEIEALVLETKG
- a CDS encoding ABC transporter ATP-binding protein; this encodes MEPFAIEMKNVHKAFGKRKILQGMNLTVKQGETMVILGPSGTGKSVSLKHITGLLDPDEGDCQIFGESIVNASEKKREELRSKLGVLFQSGALINWLTVYENVALPLREHKIASGEELDRIVMEKLKWLDLVPAKDTLPSNISGGMKKRVGLARALTSQPKIVLYDEPTSGLDPVMSNVINDLVIRLQKELGLTSIVVTHDMNSAYRIADRISFLYEGKVQFCGTSEEIQKSTNPVIQQFIHGNTVGPMILDHSELKKGKSN
- the mce gene encoding mammalian cell entry protein Mce; the encoded protein is MPTVGRALIVGLLFIFSLVAVGYFTIVTEGGPFQKSGYQLPVYFPDAEGIKIGNKVTIHGVPFGYVSKIRLVQIDEYGNLLPEGETGIGTKVELTLLLKGKVQLFSNYEITIKNESLLSGRVVSLDPGSKFPVDPKTKEYMMTEPALTKVEISPRSGKMIPIQGKVTQDPLVSLSELIAENRSDIRKTVQNIAGITGKINEGQGTLGKLINESDVHKSVNTTLGDAQVVLKELREGLEDTREQAPVTSFIRSALSAF
- the lpxC gene encoding UDP-3-O-acyl-N-acetylglucosamine deacetylase — translated: MVTAIHRKTIQNSITLRGIGVHSGKMVTLRLHPAEANTGLIFYLYKGTQKIRIPVSLDHVVDTSNATTIGDGSSNRVQTIEHLLAAVHTLGITDCIFEIDSVEVPIMDGSSLPFWEGIRSAGIRVLDETIEPITIANPIWVVDGDKYLVMLPSDELKVTYSIDFNHPLLRGQSYTTTLDESILGTDILPARTFGFLKDVEALQARGLAMGGSLDNAVVLTDDGYLNDTLRYDNECVRHKILDLIGDLAVMGRPFRGHLIASKAGHALDISLAKCIMSQVTGNELTQFKSKRIPLFSKKQAVR